From one Lotus japonicus ecotype B-129 chromosome 3, LjGifu_v1.2 genomic stretch:
- the LOC130743941 gene encoding uncharacterized protein LOC130743941: protein MAGEGAVKEMTTKFGKLDKFQGQDFRRWQKKMHFLLTTLKVVYVLSTPIPELLEEETVENIRSRSKWENDDYICRGHILNGMSDSLFDIYQNVESAKELSDCLEAKYMGEDSSSKKFLVTDFNNYKMVESRSVMEQYNELLRILGQFTLHGLKMDETISVSSIIDKLPPSWKDFKHNLKHGKDELSLVQLGSHLRIEESLRAQESDKGKGKEVAGPSVNMIEEGSKNNNNKTKERSVLSRTTKEVSVLTRNRN from the coding sequence ATGGCTGGAGAAGGCGCTGTCAAGGAGATGACTACTAAGTTCGGgaaattggacaagtttcaaggacaagacttCAGGCGTTGGCAGAAGAAGATGCATTTCTTGTTGACAACATTGAAGGTGGTATACGTTCTGTCTACACCGATTCCTGAACTTCTGGAGGAAGAAACTGTTGAAAATATAAGAAGCAGATCAAAGTGGGAGAATGACGACTACATATGCAGAGGACACATTCTTAACGGTATGTCTGATTCTTTATTCGATATTTATCAAAATGTGGAATCTGCAAAGGAATTGTCGGATTGTCTTGAAGCCAAGTACATGGGAGAGGACTCATCCAGTAAGAAGTTCTTGGTGACTGATTTCAACAATTACAAAATGGTTGAATCAAGGTCTGTCAtggaacaatacaatgaacttctACGAATTCTTGGACAATTCACACTGCACGGATTGAAGATGGATGAAACAATATCTGTCTCAAGTATCATAGACAAGTTGCCCCCTTCATGGAAGGATTTCAAACACAATTTGAAGCATGGAAAAGACGAACTGTCTTTGGTCCAACTTGGAAGTCACTTGCGCATAGAAGAATCTCTAAGAGCGCAGGAGAgtgacaagggaaaaggaaaagaagttgcTGGTCCCTCGGTTAATATGATCGAGGAGGGTAGTaagaacaataacaacaaaacaaaggaAAGAAGCGTGCTTTCAAGAACAACAAAGGAAGTTTCGGTTCTAACAAGAAACCGAAACTAG